Within the Kwoniella dejecticola CBS 10117 chromosome 5, complete sequence genome, the region ATATCGTTCTGATCCACTACCATTTGTACAAAGtgatcgaaggtgaaagagagaGCAGGGACGTAGAGTAGTGACATGCGTGACATGTCATTGGTGGCTGAAGGTCAGACCCAAGACTCAAAAGACTCGAAACTCACTCATGATTCGAACATTTCGGACATTCGATATTGGATCGCTGTAATGTTGGATCTGTTTCCAGGTCTTTCGTCTCTCCTGCTTGTTCTCTGCAAGCACATGATCAATCAGCGCCATTGAAGCCTGCATGGTAGGCATATGGATCTTCGAGCTGTACAGCATCGCTCTGAGGATTGGAGAAACGACACGCGTTTTCGCCACCAGAGGATTCGCATTCGAAGGCCGGCAGACGGGGAAATCCAACGTTCCTCCCCTCCTTCATTGCTTCCAACATTTCAACCTAGGATGCTagagagaaaggcaaagagcgaAAAAGACAATCTCACTCACCTAGCAATAGTCAAAAGGTCATTCTTGTACACACAAGGTGCCATCCCAGGATCAGGTTGAGCGTTCTCGGCATACTGACAATTCCGACATTGGTACAGGAGGATTTTGGCGTTATTATCGGACTATAAAGACGGAAATGGAGATGGCGAGGTAGGATATTACGATAAGCTCATGGACGGCGAGTTAGCGACCAGGAAAGCTTACTTTGGGATATAAGAGGTTGTTGCTGTCCCGATATCATTAGCGCAGATACTGACTGATAGACAGAGGGGAAACGAGGACACACCATTCGCCGCAGAACTTCAAGGATGGCATGATTGTCAACGCCTACCCAATGTGGATTTCACTGGAACAGGATGCGTATGTGTAATGTATACTTATCCGGATGGTTTGGTCTAGATTTGTATGTTCTATTGATGCGCTATGGGAAGTTGATCTGATTAAAAGCGAGTTGCTGCGAGATGAGTAATGTTGATCCTCGAGAGTCCGGATGTTCAGGTATAGGCTCGCGTGTGGAAGACTCCAGACCTTGTGTGCCTATGATAGGGCCGGTTTGATATTGTCCACACTAAATTCGCACGGTGAGTCTCCTTGTCTAGCGTGGTCGATCCCTTTCATATATTTATTTACCCTTTTCGACTTTTTGGCTGTGTCTCACTGGGATTTACGTGCACCTCACTCATACACTCATACATCACCAACTTGAACAGCTGCCTGCCTACCTACCTACCTTACCACAAGACTGCACAATATCGCCTTCCTGTCCATATACATCGACGCAGCACATCACGGCGGGGGCAAGCATACGTTAAGTTAGGATTCTTTCCGTGCCGGACCCGGATCCAGACCTAGAGCAATCACCGCAACTTGGAATCCGCACGAGCCTTTGCCTGGCATCACGCGTGCAAACTCAGCACTGAAAAGAACAGAAAACGGCTTTCATCTTAAATTCGCGTGTCAAAGTCAATCTCGCATCAATTGTGTACAAGACAACAAACATATACCGCAAAACCATCTTCAGACGACcacacacacatacatgTCGTTCAAGACTATCTGATCGGCTTGTCGACGCATCACTACGAGTAACCCTCGAAACAACGACAGATCAGCAGTCAACAGAGAAGTAGTTTCACCGAGCTAGCGTTAACCTCATTTCCTGGATTTAGCTCTTTGAGCTCGCTATCGCCCTCAAGATGGCTCTCAATTTCCCATTCCCTTCTCCGCTGAATCTCCCTATACCGCGTCGTTTCGTCATCCTAATCTTATCAGGGAGTATACTAGTCCTATTCTTACACACATTCGCTCCTTCGACACTACCACCAGCCCTAACTCCCAATCTACCTCATCACGAGCCCGATGCATCGTATTTCTCCCCTTCGAAGTGGCTCCCACCCATACTTAACCCCAACATACCCTCCCGGCCAGTCgaattcgacgaagatggacaatGTCTCTTCTTGAGCCCGTACGACGCGCTCTCTCCTGCCGAGAAGCAACGCGCAGAACAACTAGTGTTGGAGACAGTCAGTCCCGGTATAGTGAAAGCTCATTCGCCCCCATCAGAAGGCAACGACTATGATCcggatttcgatgatgagtTCTCGGCATTATCGAATGAGACTAAATCTTCACCTAGTGGTCTAACTCACCCTATACTGGGTTTACTTAGAGAAGGCGAGATCAAGTGGAATTCCATGTTAGCTAGACAATCGCAGTCTCTAGAAGAAGCTGTAAAAGTGTACAAGGATAAATGGAATAGGAATCCGCCGAAAGGGTTCGACGAGTGGTGGCATTTCGCTGAAAACAACAACGTCCTCCTACCCGATGAATATGATGCTATCATGGACTCATTGTTACCATTCTATGGTTTGCCCATCAAAACACTACAAGAAAGGCtagaggaagtcgagaagatccAAGAGACGTTCACGTTGATCGTGCACGATGGCAAAGTGGAGTTGCAGTGGAATGATGATTATTCTAGAGATACTTGGTGGGCTTCACGACCGAGGGCGGACTCGCAAATCAACCTATTAGAACCGTTCATCAAGCACATCGGAGCGTTCAGAGCTACATTCACGATCCACGATCAACCGTCTATCTTACTGGATCATGCTAGGCAAGAAGAGCTATTAAACGCCGCTAAGAAAGGAACGGTGTCAAATCATGCGAACGAGGAGGATAGGTTCGAGCAAGTCTGGAGCAAGGCTTGTGCCAAGGATAGTCCGTTGAACAAGGGTGAAACAGAATTACCGGCCGCGGATAGCTTTATCAACAAGCACGGAGCAGCTATGGATATCTGTCAACACCCGTCATATATGGATAACCACGGCATGTTGTTAGAGGAGCACAACTCTGAAACCCATCCTAAACCCCATACCAAATTATATCCTATCCTAGTGCCCTCGAAGACCATGTTGAATGGAGATATACCCGTTACGCCGATAGGTAGAGACGGTAGAAGAGATGATGTTGGGCCGGATCCCGAATGGAGTAGGAAAAGCGGTAAATTgtattgggtgagtcagagaAGACCCCTCAGAAGCCGGTCTCAGGACAGGAATACTGATTTGCGGTGATTCACGCACTTGCGAACCGCAGAGAGGTCTCGCAACAGGTCTGAATCACGATAAGAAAAAAGGGGCCAAATGGAGACAATCACATCGGGAGAGATTACACTTTTTGGCGAACGATAGAACCGACTCATACACCGAAGTCTTATCACCGGTCGGAACCACCGGGGAAGCTGAATTATCGAGATTACCGCTGAAGGAATTGGGAGAGTATTACATGGACGTCAAGATGGCAGGCGGACACTGGCAATGTGATTGGGATGATGGAACGTGtgacgagatggagaaagaaaTCGAATTTGCGGGTAAAGATAATGCTGAGAGGAGTAACGAGTTCAAATACGTTTTCGATGTGGGTTACTCCTCTTTCACAATATCTGTGTCACCTGCACGGTTGCTTTGAAGCTGGGAAATAGAGCTGACGCGCCTCCCTCCGATCAGACCGATGGTAATGCTTGGTCTTCTCGATTCCCGCGATTGATGGCTAGCAACAAGTGAGCTCACCTGTTTCCCAGAATCGTGATGTTCCCGGTGATACAAGTAAAGCTGATTCGTCTTCCCTATTAGCGTCGTGGTCAAGGCAACTGTCTTCCCTGAGTGGAGTGAGTACAGCTGGTGGCTATGGAGAAACGAAAAAAAAAACAGCTGATCGACTGCGAATACTGTGCAGACACCAAATCATTACCGGAATGGTACGCTTACGTGCCCTCCAAGATGGATTACTCagatctcttctccatcatgtCTTTGTACGTCACCTTTCGCATTCTCGAAATCAGGAGATCGCTTAGCTGATACCGTTTCTCCGCCAGCTTC harbors:
- a CDS encoding beta-1,2-xylosyltransferase 1; the encoded protein is MALNFPFPSPLNLPIPRRFVILILSGSILVLFLHTFAPSTLPPALTPNLPHHEPDASYFSPSKWLPPILNPNIPSRPVEFDEDGQCLFLSPYDALSPAEKQRAEQLVLETVSPGIVKAHSPPSEGNDYDPDFDDEFSALSNETKSSPSGLTHPILGLLREGEIKWNSMLARQSQSLEEAVKVYKDKWNRNPPKGFDEWWHFAENNNVLLPDEYDAIMDSLLPFYGLPIKTLQERLEEVEKIQETFTLIVHDGKVELQWNDDYSRDTWWASRPRADSQINLLEPFIKHIGAFRATFTIHDQPSILLDHARQEELLNAAKKGTVSNHANEEDRFEQVWSKACAKDSPLNKGETELPAADSFINKHGAAMDICQHPSYMDNHGMLLEEHNSETHPKPHTKLYPILVPSKTMLNGDIPVTPIGRDGRRDDVGPDPEWSRKSGKLYWRGLATGLNHDKKKGAKWRQSHRERLHFLANDRTDSYTEVLSPVGTTGEAELSRLPLKELGEYYMDVKMAGGHWQCDWDDGTCDEMEKEIEFAGKDNAERSNEFKYVFDTDGNAWSSRFPRLMASNNVVVKATVFPEWNTKSLPEWYAYVPSKMDYSDLFSIMSFFRGTPSGRGAHDEVARRIALNGQCWVERTWRREDLQAYMFRLYLEYARMVSPDRDNGKMDYILPTAGHNTHVPPVHANGAGDVPVAAVVVPPMIDE